The proteins below come from a single Chitinophaga pinensis DSM 2588 genomic window:
- a CDS encoding DUF3592 domain-containing protein → MKRRITWGVLLLLTFLTFYFWMPADMYLVMPVFLGIIGGLLCFLFLVQLFADFQDIDEIKEWDSTPKYWYHKITFLFIPGAIALIIIFSMHYTTLENKELKQFGETVPATIVDGYYKSSSKSSSYKLTISYITKKGKPVRTQKEVSSEQYHAASKGQHVEVIYSTKHPSLVKILLGEEMIREFTGISSRNINLTDMSDILDMSGDSVLYTLNKISYRWSIADDDSSSYVNEHKDLYMSVTPHGSVTYVSLGENMRQMLQEIKKSGFKQDSASANAVSEGEDEGMFRLYTKGDLKLVVRTKALDMDKSSSSNETSIAAMAKMFNKEMGLVVTMFRN, encoded by the coding sequence ATGAAAAGAAGAATCACCTGGGGCGTTCTGCTCCTCCTCACGTTCCTGACATTCTATTTCTGGATGCCTGCTGACATGTACCTTGTTATGCCTGTTTTCCTGGGCATCATAGGCGGTCTGTTATGCTTTCTCTTTCTTGTACAGCTATTTGCTGATTTTCAGGACATTGATGAAATAAAGGAATGGGACAGCACACCAAAGTACTGGTATCACAAAATCACTTTCCTGTTTATACCAGGCGCTATTGCACTGATAATCATCTTCTCCATGCACTACACAACGCTGGAAAACAAAGAACTGAAACAGTTCGGAGAAACAGTACCGGCAACGATTGTAGATGGTTATTACAAAAGCAGCTCCAAAAGCAGCTCCTATAAACTGACGATTTCCTACATTACGAAAAAAGGGAAACCGGTGCGTACACAGAAAGAAGTAAGCAGCGAACAGTACCATGCAGCAAGCAAAGGACAGCATGTAGAAGTGATTTATTCTACCAAACATCCTTCACTCGTGAAAATATTACTGGGTGAAGAAATGATCAGAGAATTCACAGGTATCAGCAGCAGAAACATCAACCTGACAGATATGTCTGATATACTGGATATGTCCGGCGACAGCGTACTGTATACATTGAATAAGATCAGCTATCGCTGGAGCATTGCAGATGATGACAGCAGCAGTTATGTGAATGAACATAAAGATCTTTACATGAGTGTAACACCACACGGCAGCGTCACCTATGTATCACTGGGTGAGAATATGAGACAGATGTTGCAGGAGATCAAAAAATCAGGTTTCAAACAAGATTCAGCCAGTGCTAACGCAGTCAGTGAAGGTGAAGATGAAGGGATGTTCCGCCTTTATACAAAAGGAGACCTGAAACTGGTGGTACGTACCAAAGCCCTCGATATGGATAAAAGCAGCAGCTCTAATGAAACCAGCATCGCCGCTATGGCAAAAATGTTCAATAAAGAAATGGGATTGGTCGTGACGATGTTCAGAAACTAA
- a CDS encoding DUF434 domain-containing protein yields MEQEFSKTTKDREKYQEDSQLFGTPEAQQQLQQGLEDMYFLLSREYPFKASLALVGNRHQLVKRQQTALQGMACSAVQLETRKRKEVSAAALKDKAVYLDAFNVLILLETALSGNFVFRGLDGCFRDISSVHGSYRKVDQTEAALLLAGNALRELGAAKVTWVFDAPVSNSGKMKGVCYELAAQHGFTWEAVLEASPDKFLIDSQALICSSDAWILDECTAWFNLGAYVIEQLLHNQVNMVPVQSKKLY; encoded by the coding sequence ATGGAACAGGAATTTTCAAAGACAACAAAAGACAGGGAAAAGTATCAGGAAGACAGTCAGCTGTTTGGTACACCGGAAGCGCAGCAGCAATTGCAGCAGGGGCTGGAGGATATGTATTTCCTGTTGAGCAGGGAGTATCCTTTTAAGGCGTCGCTGGCCTTAGTGGGCAACAGGCATCAGCTGGTAAAACGGCAGCAGACGGCATTGCAGGGAATGGCCTGTTCAGCGGTACAGCTGGAGACCAGAAAGCGAAAAGAGGTGTCTGCGGCTGCGTTGAAAGATAAAGCGGTGTACCTGGATGCGTTTAACGTATTGATCCTGCTGGAAACGGCGTTGTCGGGTAATTTTGTGTTCCGCGGACTGGACGGTTGTTTCCGGGATATATCCTCTGTTCACGGATCTTACCGGAAAGTAGATCAGACGGAAGCTGCGTTGTTACTGGCGGGTAATGCTTTGCGTGAACTGGGGGCAGCAAAGGTGACCTGGGTGTTTGACGCACCTGTATCCAATAGCGGTAAGATGAAAGGCGTTTGTTATGAGCTGGCTGCACAACATGGTTTCACCTGGGAGGCGGTGTTGGAAGCTTCTCCTGATAAATTCCTGATCGATAGTCAGGCCCTGATATGCAGTTCAGACGCCTGGATATTGGATGAATGTACAGCCTGGTTTAACCTGGGTGCATATGTTATTGAACAGCTGCTGCATAATCAGGTGAATATGGTACCTGTGCAAAGCAAAAAATTGTACTGA
- a CDS encoding glycoside hydrolase family 130 protein, whose product MTRKNIRINPDFKRVIPRFFNSGNERSVQIINKVVDMPENVVCEVLNGVLKEFSRRYKDIHEVFENHYSRISHLVPAGVIVTKDRQHLLGAYFTMEYSLEAAALFNPSVVEAPDQSGIPPGHKRVIVSFRATGESHISSIVFREGVIDKDCNITLDDPTHFLTEGKLTGEKRNDKEHFARQLNQLRLPEDLHVGILHQLTDEFTYSEIDIILRNSLRGIKDPMDQLSLKQHVLELVDASYELHFPEHTTLGERVIFPVTYTEKNGIEDARFVKFTEEEGSCTYYATYTAYDGSFILPKLIKTCDFQHFEVHPLYGKGAVNKNLALFPKKINGKYAMLSRIDGQNNYIMFSEDLYDWEEPQLLQKPKYPWEFVQIGNAGSPLETEKGWLIISHGVGPMRKYCLGAALFDLEDPTKELGRLQYPLLMPKEDERDGYVPNVVYSCGAMIHEGQVFIPYAVSDYASSFASIPLDKLLKALLKPAQ is encoded by the coding sequence ATGACGAGAAAAAATATCAGGATCAACCCTGATTTCAAAAGAGTCATTCCCCGCTTTTTTAACTCCGGCAATGAAAGATCGGTGCAAATCATTAATAAGGTTGTGGATATGCCGGAGAATGTGGTATGTGAAGTACTGAATGGTGTGCTGAAAGAATTTTCCCGCAGATATAAGGACATCCATGAAGTGTTTGAAAACCATTATTCCAGGATTTCTCACCTGGTGCCGGCCGGCGTGATTGTCACCAAAGACAGGCAACACCTGCTTGGGGCTTATTTCACCATGGAATATTCGCTGGAAGCAGCAGCGCTGTTCAATCCGTCTGTAGTAGAAGCGCCTGACCAGTCAGGTATTCCGCCGGGACATAAGCGCGTTATTGTCAGCTTCCGGGCTACCGGTGAAAGTCATATTTCGTCTATCGTATTCCGGGAAGGTGTGATCGATAAAGACTGTAATATTACGCTGGACGATCCGACGCATTTCCTGACGGAAGGAAAGCTGACCGGAGAGAAGCGGAATGATAAAGAACATTTCGCCCGTCAGCTGAATCAGTTGCGGCTGCCGGAAGATCTGCATGTGGGTATCCTGCATCAGCTGACAGATGAATTTACCTATTCAGAAATAGATATTATCCTACGTAACTCGCTGCGGGGCATTAAAGATCCGATGGATCAGCTGTCACTGAAGCAGCATGTCCTGGAACTGGTCGATGCCAGCTATGAACTGCATTTTCCTGAACACACCACACTGGGAGAGCGGGTCATCTTCCCGGTAACTTATACAGAGAAGAATGGTATTGAAGATGCACGTTTTGTGAAGTTCACAGAGGAAGAAGGCTCCTGTACATATTATGCGACTTATACTGCTTATGACGGTTCATTTATATTACCCAAACTGATTAAAACCTGCGATTTTCAGCATTTTGAAGTACATCCGCTGTATGGTAAAGGAGCTGTGAATAAAAATCTGGCTTTATTCCCCAAAAAGATAAATGGCAAATACGCGATGTTGTCAAGGATCGATGGGCAGAATAACTATATCATGTTTTCTGAAGACCTGTATGACTGGGAAGAACCGCAGTTATTGCAGAAACCTAAATATCCCTGGGAATTTGTGCAGATCGGGAATGCCGGTTCGCCGCTGGAAACAGAGAAGGGTTGGCTGATCATTTCGCATGGGGTAGGACCGATGCGGAAGTATTGTCTGGGTGCGGCCTTGTTTGATCTGGAAGATCCGACCAAAGAGCTGGGACGTCTGCAATATCCGCTGCTGATGCCTAAAGAAGATGAACGTGACGGATATGTGCCGAACGTAGTGTATTCCTGTGGTGCGATGATACATGAGGGACAGGTATTTATCCCTTATGCGGTGTCTGACTACGCGTCCTCTTTTGCCAGTATTCCGCTGGATAAGTTACTGAAGGCTTTATTAAAGCCAGCTCAGTGA
- a CDS encoding prohibitin family protein, translating into MNQKKIRSIVLLVIVVVVIPVFCNLCCTRIDAGHEGIRVKQYGTDKGVQDISLVTGRVWYNPLTESVYEFPIFVQTADYNPFTVNAKDGSVFTVDPTITFRVLPGKSPEIFKKYRKGIDEITKTTLYNYVRDAFRIQFNKYTTDSMISSREGFENAVQIQLSESMKREGFDLEQLTSGIEYPETITQAIDAKNRAVQQAMQVENELRVTEANAKKLIIQAEAEAKANLLRQQSLTPLLIQQQFIEKWDGKTALYGSSPTFFKNVQ; encoded by the coding sequence ATGAACCAGAAAAAAATCCGATCGATTGTCCTGTTGGTCATTGTGGTCGTTGTAATCCCTGTATTCTGTAATTTATGTTGCACGAGAATTGATGCCGGTCATGAAGGTATCAGAGTAAAACAATATGGTACTGATAAAGGGGTACAGGATATTTCACTGGTAACAGGACGGGTATGGTACAATCCGTTGACTGAATCCGTGTATGAATTCCCGATCTTCGTACAGACAGCTGATTATAATCCATTTACGGTGAATGCAAAGGATGGGTCCGTATTTACAGTAGATCCTACCATTACTTTCCGTGTATTGCCGGGTAAAAGCCCCGAGATCTTCAAGAAATACCGTAAGGGTATCGATGAAATCACAAAGACAACCTTATACAACTATGTAAGAGACGCTTTCCGTATACAGTTCAACAAGTATACGACTGATAGCATGATCAGCAGCAGGGAAGGATTTGAGAATGCGGTACAGATACAATTGTCTGAATCCATGAAAAGGGAAGGTTTTGACCTGGAGCAGCTGACCAGCGGTATCGAGTATCCTGAGACGATCACACAGGCGATTGACGCGAAAAACAGGGCTGTACAGCAGGCGATGCAGGTTGAAAATGAGCTGAGGGTAACAGAAGCGAATGCGAAAAAGCTCATTATTCAGGCAGAGGCAGAAGCAAAGGCAAATCTGCTGCGTCAGCAGTCTTTGACTCCATTGCTCATTCAGCAACAGTTCATCGAAAAATGGGACGGAAAAACGGCTTTATATGGCAGTTCTCCGACCTTCTTCAAGAATGTGCAGTAA
- a CDS encoding glycoside hydrolase family 47 protein translates to MKKCIVAAAAMIAYLPMKAQQAELSLSVKQEFIRSWDAYKRYAWGHDVLLPQTKTYTDWYEQPIRISQIDAYSTMKVMGLQKQARDIEKFVTDSCNFDIDVYVKTFDVNNRVLGGLLYMYSCTHQPKILERARDFGDRLLKAFRSPTGIPYYWVNLKTGKVKGEKVNTAEAAAYTLEMGILSYYTKDPKYYQAARKATEAIYGRRSALNLTGNIINNETGDWLETISCIGAGGSAYYESMLKTWLLFKDEALKEMWEKTITAVHQYNAEESDTAIWYRRTDMYSGETKNTTATGYDAFLPALLCIDNDAEQAARVHRTWNNLWKQYGMIPMIYDFRRQHITAAAYDLNPEIIESAWYLYDYTKDTAYQQMGRQYYSDILQYCRAGAAFTGVMDIRSKQQQNKMPVYFFATTMKYLYLLFTPDSGLNTLDYVFTAEGNPFKTDEFKAAETARRLGINQ, encoded by the coding sequence ATGAAAAAATGTATTGTGGCTGCCGCAGCCATGATCGCCTACCTACCTATGAAAGCCCAGCAAGCGGAGTTATCGCTAAGCGTCAAACAGGAATTTATCAGATCCTGGGATGCTTACAAACGATACGCCTGGGGCCATGATGTATTATTGCCGCAAACGAAAACCTACACGGACTGGTACGAACAGCCGATACGTATTTCGCAGATTGATGCATATAGCACCATGAAAGTGATGGGCCTCCAGAAACAGGCCAGAGACATTGAGAAGTTTGTAACAGATAGTTGCAACTTTGACATAGACGTTTACGTAAAGACCTTTGATGTCAATAATCGCGTACTGGGAGGACTCTTATACATGTACTCCTGCACACACCAGCCTAAAATACTGGAACGCGCAAGAGACTTTGGAGATCGCCTCTTAAAAGCTTTCAGATCACCGACAGGAATCCCCTATTACTGGGTCAATCTGAAAACCGGTAAAGTGAAAGGCGAAAAGGTCAATACCGCAGAAGCAGCCGCTTATACACTTGAAATGGGCATCCTGAGTTATTACACAAAGGACCCGAAATATTATCAGGCGGCGAGGAAAGCGACAGAAGCCATATACGGCAGACGCTCAGCCCTCAACCTTACCGGCAACATCATCAACAATGAAACCGGTGACTGGCTGGAAACCATCAGTTGTATCGGCGCAGGAGGCAGCGCTTACTATGAAAGTATGCTGAAAACATGGCTCCTGTTTAAAGATGAAGCACTGAAAGAAATGTGGGAGAAAACCATTACAGCCGTACATCAGTATAACGCAGAAGAAAGTGACACCGCAATATGGTACCGCAGAACGGACATGTATTCAGGGGAAACAAAGAATACAACTGCGACAGGTTACGACGCATTCCTGCCAGCTCTTTTATGTATCGATAATGATGCAGAACAGGCAGCCAGGGTACACCGGACCTGGAATAATCTCTGGAAACAGTATGGGATGATTCCGATGATCTACGACTTCCGCCGGCAGCATATCACGGCAGCAGCGTACGACCTGAATCCCGAGATCATCGAGTCAGCCTGGTACCTGTATGATTACACAAAAGATACCGCCTATCAGCAGATGGGCAGACAGTACTACAGCGACATATTGCAGTATTGCAGGGCAGGCGCCGCATTCACTGGCGTAATGGATATCAGAAGTAAACAGCAGCAGAATAAAATGCCGGTCTATTTCTTTGCAACAACAATGAAATACCTGTACCTGCTCTTTACACCAGACAGTGGATTGAATACGCTTGATTACGTATTCACAGCAGAAGGAAACCCGTTTAAAACGGATGAATTCAAAGCGGCAGAAACAGCCAGACGTCTGGGCATTAATCAGTAA
- a CDS encoding glycosyltransferase family 4 protein yields the protein MKIAVLAPISWRTPPKQYGPWEQVASVLTEGLVHQGLDVTLFATGDSITNAKLSSVREHSLGDEPGDFKVWECLHISSLMERAGEFDLIHSHFDFLPLTWSRVIKTPMLTTIHGFSSPAILPVYQKYNGTTHYVSISNSDRDPSLTYIDTVYNGLNETLFSFTATPDDYLLSFGRIHPEKGTHLTIEIAREAGMRLIICGLIQDENYFREKIAPHIDNRQVIYKGNVGPEDRNNILGKAKALLHPVLFNEPFGLSIAEAMMCGTPVIAFDRGAMKELITDAKTGFLVKNTAEAVLAVKQADNILRNDCREHSLARFSQGKMVSHYIEVYKRILGTH from the coding sequence ATGAAAATAGCCGTTCTTGCGCCGATCAGCTGGCGCACGCCCCCAAAGCAATATGGCCCCTGGGAACAGGTAGCCTCTGTGCTTACCGAAGGATTAGTACACCAGGGGCTCGATGTGACACTTTTCGCTACCGGCGATTCCATTACCAATGCAAAACTGTCTTCCGTCAGAGAACACTCTCTTGGCGATGAACCTGGCGATTTTAAAGTATGGGAATGTCTACATATCTCCTCATTGATGGAACGTGCCGGGGAATTTGATCTCATTCACAGTCATTTCGACTTTCTGCCATTGACCTGGTCCCGGGTGATTAAAACACCTATGCTGACCACTATTCATGGTTTCTCCTCTCCTGCTATTCTTCCGGTATATCAGAAATATAACGGTACGACACACTACGTCTCTATCAGTAACAGTGACCGCGATCCTTCACTGACCTACATCGATACCGTATATAACGGACTGAATGAAACCTTGTTTTCTTTTACGGCTACGCCGGATGACTATCTGCTGAGTTTTGGACGGATACACCCCGAAAAAGGGACGCATCTGACCATTGAGATTGCCAGGGAAGCGGGTATGCGTTTAATCATCTGCGGACTGATTCAGGACGAAAACTATTTCCGGGAAAAGATCGCCCCACATATCGATAACAGGCAGGTGATCTATAAAGGGAATGTAGGTCCGGAAGACCGGAACAATATCCTCGGAAAAGCAAAAGCATTACTGCACCCGGTCCTGTTCAATGAACCATTCGGGTTAAGTATTGCGGAAGCCATGATGTGTGGTACGCCGGTCATCGCATTTGACAGAGGCGCCATGAAAGAGCTGATTACAGACGCTAAAACAGGATTCCTTGTAAAGAATACAGCGGAAGCAGTATTGGCCGTAAAACAGGCGGATAATATTCTCAGAAACGATTGCCGCGAACATTCCCTGGCCAGGTTCAGCCAGGGAAAGATGGTCTCACATTATATAGAAGTCTATAAACGTATATTGGGTACTCACTGA
- a CDS encoding AraC family transcriptional regulator, whose amino-acid sequence MKITRFLLRDFITKGELFHLARVKIFSTDDISLHNHDYAEIFWIEHGNGTHLINGLNTPLNTGDIIMMRPDDLHTFSSNRQGITMMNLAFPFKTVQYFKKRYFPESEDFFWKKGDLPYQATLDETILRSITHLAEKMWKHQDSAIYLDSFLLSLFKLLLPTENQPDNQDIPAWLNNAIQLFPAQPDLFRLGARGFASICGRNIDYVNRTVRKCYDKTLSTLVTELRMQFAARQLAITNAPIKSICHDCGFNNLGHFYKQFQTIYQQTPSQYREQHQRMS is encoded by the coding sequence ATGAAAATTACGAGGTTCTTATTACGCGACTTCATTACAAAAGGTGAACTTTTTCATCTGGCCAGGGTAAAAATATTCTCTACCGATGATATTTCACTTCACAATCATGATTATGCCGAAATCTTCTGGATAGAGCATGGCAATGGCACTCATCTGATCAATGGACTAAACACCCCGCTGAATACAGGCGATATTATCATGATGCGCCCGGATGATCTGCATACCTTCTCTTCCAACCGTCAGGGCATTACCATGATGAACCTCGCATTTCCCTTTAAAACCGTACAGTATTTCAAAAAGCGATACTTCCCGGAATCGGAAGATTTCTTCTGGAAAAAAGGCGACCTGCCCTACCAGGCCACACTGGACGAAACGATCTTAAGAAGCATCACCCACCTGGCAGAAAAAATGTGGAAACACCAGGACTCCGCCATCTACCTGGACAGTTTCCTACTCTCCCTTTTTAAACTCCTGCTCCCTACTGAAAATCAACCGGATAACCAGGACATTCCCGCATGGCTGAACAATGCCATCCAGCTATTTCCTGCACAACCCGATCTCTTCCGCCTGGGCGCCAGAGGTTTTGCCTCCATCTGCGGCCGTAACATCGATTATGTCAACCGTACCGTCCGCAAATGTTATGACAAAACACTCTCTACCCTGGTGACGGAATTACGTATGCAGTTTGCAGCCAGACAGTTAGCCATCACGAATGCCCCCATTAAGAGCATCTGCCACGATTGTGGCTTCAATAACCTCGGCCATTTCTACAAACAGTTTCAGACTATTTACCAGCAAACACCTTCTCAATACAGGGAACAGCACCAACGTATGTCGTAG
- a CDS encoding DUF4268 domain-containing protein, which produces MYTKQEVSKLKQAFWTSFGKYMKPILSADGDVISWSNYKTGISGISFKMDADNRNASIAIVISPADPALHKEFYNQFLLHKGMLAAALGEDDWQWEADTTDEYGRDISKISKQLDNISVLRSEDWPDIISFFKPRILALDEFWSMARYAFEAVM; this is translated from the coding sequence ATGTACACTAAACAGGAAGTTTCAAAACTCAAACAGGCATTCTGGACAAGCTTCGGCAAATACATGAAGCCAATACTTTCAGCAGATGGTGATGTCATCAGCTGGTCCAATTACAAAACCGGCATCTCCGGTATCAGCTTCAAGATGGATGCTGATAACAGAAATGCCAGTATTGCGATCGTTATTTCGCCGGCAGATCCGGCACTACATAAAGAATTCTATAACCAGTTCCTCCTGCATAAAGGCATGTTGGCGGCCGCTCTCGGTGAAGATGACTGGCAATGGGAAGCCGATACGACAGATGAATATGGCAGAGACATCAGTAAAATCAGTAAACAGCTGGACAATATATCTGTGCTCCGTTCGGAAGACTGGCCCGATATCATTTCCTTCTTCAAACCTCGCATCCTTGCACTGGATGAATTCTGGAGTATGGCCAGATATGCATTCGAAGCTGTGATGTAA
- a CDS encoding CshA/CshB family fibrillar adhesin-related protein: MPKFLLLPSLLLLFHTLSFAQYADSGTGHLKEVVWWIDWSGMKIENGATRTMTTADGLSVTITISDVTGTPVSPAVMNMSGYAFLKNLYDFSDTAMRPALSVPNNFNNSSFTITANATRYGRPAAFTLVAADAEASSSLETLVLTTSAGHWRSIEFLRTSTQVNNPAAGCGTAIVTISETYGGTKGIGQLPVVATDVPSGVPIKLDVGLLRTGHGSSAVAFGIIAKVDEGDLPVSYGHAFHQLMYSTQNACNYQAPFPLTSLQSDLKLGSVAGDADSVGMTNDNLHGQDEEAISAFHDYTGSGSYTVNIPLSNTTGKNAYLSAWFDYNRNGAFELAEMTTAVVPPNATIATISWTGLPDGFITGSVSQYGFRFRLSTDQQAVKTPTGFAPDGEVEDYLVHIKAPCAANINTLSNMVRCAGKPAQLNASGGIKYQWSPSAGLSSDTIPNPVATPMVTTTYTVNGVDTYGCPGKASLTVYVNPSPVFSKRSDTAICSGNSLQLYAISDVPATYSWWPDSSLNNSIIPNPVATPGVSTSYTATATTMYGCTNKAVINIRVNPSPEFKVIPDTPVVCLGQTVDILAKGGDVFQWYTDRDSLLTTNASITVAPVCDSTFKIYMEHHTCAVSDTFIVPIKVYELPVTSVSKSGDIDCAHPEVSLVAKGGVYYNWQPAVAISNNLVANPVVSPLKSATYEVTVMDVHGCTQVEAITVNVDVALAFTRYPLPTAFTPNGDGRNDCFGMKFWGETSTFEFSVFNRTGFRVFSTRYPGHCWDGTFKGMVQPAGTYIYMIRAKTICGDVIRKGTVVLAR; encoded by the coding sequence ATGCCTAAATTTTTATTGCTACCCTCATTATTGTTATTATTTCATACCCTGTCATTTGCGCAATATGCGGACAGTGGAACGGGTCATCTGAAGGAAGTAGTGTGGTGGATAGACTGGTCAGGTATGAAAATCGAAAATGGAGCAACCAGAACAATGACAACAGCTGACGGATTATCTGTCACAATCACCATCTCTGATGTTACCGGCACACCTGTTTCGCCAGCCGTGATGAATATGTCGGGTTATGCTTTCCTGAAGAATCTGTATGATTTCTCTGACACTGCTATGAGACCGGCACTGTCGGTGCCTAACAACTTCAATAACAGTAGTTTTACTATAACAGCCAATGCTACACGTTATGGGAGACCAGCTGCTTTTACGCTGGTAGCAGCAGACGCAGAAGCTTCGAGTTCGCTGGAAACACTGGTGCTGACGACATCTGCAGGACACTGGCGATCCATCGAGTTCCTGCGTACTTCCACGCAGGTAAATAATCCGGCTGCAGGTTGTGGCACTGCAATAGTGACAATATCAGAAACATATGGCGGAACAAAGGGGATAGGTCAGTTGCCCGTAGTCGCTACAGACGTACCTTCCGGTGTTCCCATTAAATTAGATGTCGGTTTATTGCGTACCGGTCATGGCAGCAGTGCAGTGGCCTTTGGTATCATCGCCAAAGTAGATGAAGGTGATCTGCCGGTTAGTTATGGTCATGCTTTTCATCAGCTGATGTATAGTACGCAAAACGCTTGTAATTATCAGGCGCCATTTCCGCTGACCAGTTTACAATCTGATCTGAAACTGGGTAGTGTGGCTGGTGACGCTGATTCTGTCGGTATGACGAATGATAATCTGCATGGACAGGATGAAGAAGCGATCAGTGCATTTCATGATTATACCGGTAGTGGTAGTTATACGGTGAATATACCATTGAGTAATACAACGGGTAAAAATGCATATCTCTCTGCATGGTTTGATTATAACCGGAATGGGGCATTTGAACTCGCAGAAATGACTACAGCAGTCGTGCCTCCTAATGCAACTATTGCGACAATCAGCTGGACGGGATTGCCGGATGGATTTATTACGGGAAGCGTATCACAATATGGTTTCCGTTTTCGTTTATCGACAGATCAGCAGGCAGTGAAAACACCTACAGGCTTTGCGCCTGATGGGGAGGTAGAAGATTATCTCGTGCATATTAAAGCACCTTGTGCCGCTAATATCAATACACTTTCCAACATGGTACGCTGTGCGGGTAAACCTGCACAGCTGAATGCGAGCGGTGGTATTAAATACCAGTGGTCGCCGTCCGCCGGACTGTCATCAGATACGATTCCGAATCCGGTGGCAACACCGATGGTGACGACTACTTATACGGTGAATGGTGTAGATACCTATGGTTGTCCGGGAAAGGCGAGTCTGACTGTTTACGTCAATCCTTCTCCTGTATTCAGCAAGAGAAGTGATACGGCGATCTGCTCCGGTAATTCATTACAGCTGTATGCAATCTCTGATGTACCGGCTACTTATTCCTGGTGGCCTGACAGTTCGCTGAACAACAGTATTATTCCCAATCCGGTGGCTACACCTGGTGTCAGTACCAGTTATACTGCTACAGCGACGACGATGTATGGTTGTACCAATAAAGCGGTCATCAATATCCGTGTAAATCCTTCTCCTGAGTTTAAGGTGATACCGGATACGCCGGTGGTGTGTCTGGGACAGACAGTAGATATCCTGGCCAAAGGAGGGGATGTGTTTCAGTGGTATACCGACAGGGATTCGTTGTTGACTACTAATGCGTCTATCACGGTGGCGCCTGTCTGTGATTCTACTTTTAAGATTTATATGGAGCATCACACCTGTGCAGTATCCGATACGTTTATTGTACCGATTAAAGTGTATGAATTGCCGGTTACGTCAGTATCAAAATCAGGCGATATAGATTGCGCACATCCTGAAGTGAGTCTGGTGGCAAAAGGAGGCGTTTATTACAACTGGCAACCTGCGGTGGCTATCTCTAATAACCTCGTGGCTAATCCGGTCGTATCGCCGCTTAAATCGGCCACTTATGAGGTGACGGTGATGGATGTACATGGGTGTACCCAGGTAGAAGCCATTACGGTGAATGTGGACGTTGCGCTGGCTTTTACCCGTTACCCCTTGCCAACGGCATTTACGCCCAATGGAGATGGCCGGAATGATTGTTTTGGTATGAAGTTCTGGGGGGAGACGAGTACGTTTGAATTCAGCGTATTTAACCGAACCGGTTTCAGGGTGTTCAGCACACGTTATCCTGGTCATTGCTGGGATGGCACTTTTAAAGGAATGGTACAGCCTGCGGGCACTTATATCTATATGATCAGAGCGAAGACGATCTGTGGGGATGTCATACGTAAAGGCACTGTTGTACTTGCCAGATAA